The following nucleotide sequence is from Pristiophorus japonicus isolate sPriJap1 chromosome 12, sPriJap1.hap1, whole genome shotgun sequence.
ggtgcaagatccattgcCTCGCCGGGCAATTATTTTTAAACTtaaggaaattctcgccagcgttagttgCTAAAAGTTAATGTTTTTTCTGAGGGAgctatcgggcgttgaggggctctcaggaaagtctagccctatggatAGGTCCATGTTCAAAtgagcagtgcattctgggtatgggCACCCACCATTGCGGAATGCATCCTTGTAAGATCGGGCCAGGTAGAATCGCTTTTGAAAATTGATAACTTGAATTTAGCATTACTGAGTGCTCTCTGGCTGCAGTCCTGGTCAGTCTGACCCACGCGAAGTGAAAGTGTTTAGACTAATGTGCAGCTCAAGATTAGTCTTTCATTCTATTTCTGTCCTCTCCAACAGGCCAGACAGAATGACTTGGTGGGCTGCATTTTACCCACCACTGCACTAATCTGCCAACTATGTAACTTTACAAATAGTGTACTTGTTCCAAGGGTGTTGGTGCCATTGTATTAGGTGGAGTGGATTATAACCATCGTTTACTGAGCATTTGCAGTTGAATTGTTGCCAAGCAGTTGTGGAATAATATGTTCCTTGTTGATGCCACTCCAgctacaacaaaaacttgcatttacattgcacctttaatgtagtaaaacatcccaaggccctacACAGGGGGACCATCGGTCAAAATTTTATACCAAGCgcatgatattaggacaggtggtgaccaaaaatttggtcaaacaagtagattttaaggagcatcttattaaaaaaaaaggaggtAGAGGGGCAGAGGGGTATAGGCAGCTGAAGACAATCCATGGCGGCGAAGGAAATCGCAGTTACCATTAGCACCCTGGGTTAAGAGACAATTCCTGGTTTCCCTGCTAGAAGGTCTTGTAACATTAGATtgatcctccttcaatgcctcatCCCTCGGACTTAATCTCCAGTTCACTTACTATAGTCCCCATTAACAAATGAATCTGTATACAAATGCCAGGAATTGCCACTATTCTGAAACTACATGGGGATATATGTGCATTGAACAGCAAGTCTGATAAGAGTTGGTATGTTAAATAGTTTTGGCTTCCTCATAAAAAATTAGCAATGAGAAAGAAACCATCCAGTCTTGCCAAGGCAATTGGGGTGGATGCGTCAAACAGCAGACTGATGAAGCATTGTATGAGATGTAAACAGCTGCCTTAGTTCTGGCATCTAGAAGCATGGTCACATATACATGCTTGCTTCAATGTGGAGGCatgctatgaatgaatgaatgaatgaagtctTGCTTGACTGGGATACCTGTATACAGCTCCAATCGGTTACTAATGCAATTAGTTTTACAAGAATATTTCAAATGGAACACAAGTATTTTAAAGTAGCTTTTATTGCATGCGAGAGATATTGCACATCTTTGGACCTGCAAAACAGTTAAATATCAGATACTTATTTTAAATGGTAAATTGTTTGTCAAACATCCTAGCACATCCTCAGCACTTTAGTAGCTGTTAAAAAATAGTTAAATATTGCAACTGCATAGTTTCATCAATAAAAGTGAGTTGAAATCCTTAAGAATATGACTCACTTTTCCAGACTCATGAGCTTTTGTAAAAATTGAGATGGATGCTAACGAAAGGTTGGTGAGGTTGCATGTGCTTCACATTCTACTTGGTGGTGTGGCTTCTGTTGTGTTTTCTAGTCGAGGAGTTACCCagttttgcaatgatttgtgctatTACAGTTAATGGTTTGCTAAGAACTTAAGATAGCCAATGGTTTCTTCATATTTCAAGCCCAATTTCACAATCCCTATTCACCTGGATCTCCTTGGCAAATCAACTAGAATACACAAAGATAAATTGACCATATTAttcccccatatacctatatcaaaACAAAAGTATTTCATTTATATTCATGGGCAAGAACACATCGAACAGAAAGATGTGCAACTTGCTACATTTGAAACTGGGATTGAAAACTTGTTACGATTGTGAAGATGTCAGTGCTTTCACAAAACACCATACAACCAGATCTATATATTCTGATTCTTACCTACCCATGAACCAAAATGTATTTGATCATATCCTTAAACCCTAAAACAGAAACCTTAACCAATTAACAGAACTAAATTTTATACCACAACAAAAAAAGTGCTCAAGTATACACATCATCCAGGTAAACTATTGTAATATTGGCATGTTAGCTGGTAGCTAATTAACAAAACTTCCTTAAGATACACAAAGCCAAAAAAGCATAGTCAAGCACTATATCAAGCTGTCCATTTTCTACAATACATTTTATACTTCAAAGAAAAAACTATCCACTTGTACTTTGGAATACTTGAAAATGGAGCATCAATATATCAGCTTGTTAAAGCTTTGTATGTGGATTGCAAAATCTTATTCCAGGACTACTGCACAACATATACCAAGTTAAAGGTCCAAAATGAATTGATAATCTGCTCCTTGTTAGTCTTTGCTTTGAGCCAACatatctgcaaatttagagatgTGCTCCTGTTCCTGACCAAGTGCATTCAGAAAGATACCCATGGGGCTCTTCTTCAGTCCGATTTCTTCCATCTTGTTTTCAATTTTGTTCTTCAAGTTACGAAGCCGTAGAGAAGAATGTACAAACATCACTGAAATAACATTTATTTATTTTTGGTTAAACTGGAATTAAATAGCACAATTTCAGTTAGCCTTTGGCTGATATAAAAATGCTTATGAAAAACACATTAATCCAGGCAAAGAGTTCACTACATTAGTTATCGATTGGAATCAGTTCGCTACCTGCTGCTCCATACTGGATTTTCCCCTAGAAATTACAGTAGGCATTATAGCCTATTTCTGGATTCTACTGGACCTATGCACAATGCACTTAAGGTCTACAAATATTTCAAATGAAGTCAGATTCTTCACATTTCCAGATCTATATTTGGTTTTCTAAAGAGATTCATAATGAAGCACTAATATTCTAATTCCTACATCACAAGTGATTGGTTGTAAAACAAATGTACCAAGgacataaggtgctatataaattcaagttctttactTTTTGTGGCAATCGTTCAAACTTATCCAATTTAGAAATAAATTTGCTTTTTCTTCTTCCGACTAATTTTCTCCCCTCTAAGTCACTTGGTTTGTGGAAAGGGAGGGAAaggaagtttttttttttaaataaagttaaACCCGATCCTTTCCTCCTCCAACATCCAGAACAATGCACTTTCCATATTGATTAATGGACAGCAGTCAGAAGCAGGAAGCCCAGTTAATTTTAGTGCCCACACTGCAGCTCAagatcagcaaactcagcacagaacaTGGAGCAAAACCTCCATGGTTCATGGTGGGCAGTGCATTTACCAACAAACCAATCAGGGGCTCCAGGTCTATGTTTTTTTGCATGTTGTGTTTTGGACTAGGTTTACTATTTTACACATTTATAAACACATTTGATGGACACGCATTACTTACACAGCATCGGCAAAGTGATTCCGAATAAGAAAACCATCACTCCCCCAACGATGGAAATGAAAAAGTAGCTGGTCAGCAAGATGGCCGAAACGAACAAAGTTGGGTACTGGCGCTTGAAATGACCAACAGCTGCTTTATTTTCTGAAGCCCACACAGAGCCCATGAATACCAGTACTACCACTGCTCCACCGAGGATGATCTCCAAGGGACTCATAAACCTgtcaaacacaaaaaaaaaaggagagTTAAATGCATCAAGCTAAGTTAACAGCATTTCAAAGTTTAATTTTACACAGCACTGGACATCATCTATACCATCCAGGAAAATTCAAAAAAGCAGCAATACCCCCTGTAAAAGGGAACAGTTCAAACAAGAGATGAACTGGAATAAAAACTGAAAAATGTTggaaatcagcaggtcaggcaatatggtcacagacccgaaacaatAACTctttctgtccacagatgctgcctgacctactgagattgccagcattctctatttcagatttccagcatccgtggcGTTTTACTTTTGTAAGAAATGAACTGGATTGGAGGCAGTGTACATTTTAATATTTGGCAAATATCTAAAAGATGTTTAGTTAAGTATGTACTAGTTCAGAAACATTCAGCTGTATACcgagcaaaaaaaaaaaaacactaacAGCATTTCATCCTCCCCCCCTCAAACAAAATGGTGCTTTGGtcacagcagcagagagggagacagaaacaGTTTTAGTtaaggggtgggagggggcggggtggaggagAGAAAGCAAGTGGCTTCTGCAATATATCTCACCAGCTGACAAATACTAAATGAAGCCCCTCTAAATTTCAGTTACAGATTTCATTACATGTTCCACAGCTACAAAACATTTCATGGAATAAGCTACAAGGAATGTTTTTCTCCAAAGTGATCCATCCAGCAATCACATGATGAGTCACCCAAGAATGCAAATATTGCACAGAGCAGGGATTCAAATCCACAACTTTGCAGTCAACTGTTACGCATTCAGGCCTGTGGCCTACTTGGTTACTTTGGCAAGAATTATTTACATAGAGGACTGGCTGCCAATGACAAACATGGCTATGCACGAACAGAATTTTTTTATTATTAAATGAGTTTCAACATCCAGAATATGCTggcctcctctcccacctcatctTTGAGTGCATCAATGCCCTACTTTTGTTATTCCCCCTTTATCCTGCATGCACATAAATAGCCCACTCACTGCTTGTGACCTCaattcaacatctcatccaaaagatgggtcAACATAAATAGTTTCATGAAAGCAGCAACATTACTTAATGTAGATGCAAACACTGGTTTAATTAGCAGTCAGGCAATTGTCAAATTAGGTACTACTGCAGCTGTTGAGAGTTTAGTAACTAAAATGTAGGTTCAGCTATATACTTTACTAATTAAATAATTGGAGGGAATTAGTCCTGATTCAGTGTTCTTTAGGTTGTGCACGTTGTGAAACATTGCCCAAAATAAAGTCACTCCAAGCAGTAAAGAACCTGGGGTGAGTTGTAAACAGGAAGCACCAGTAAAAGGGGAAGGGGCAAATATCCTGGATTAATTGACACTGCCAATGAGCAGTAAAGGGTGCAATTCAAACCTGATCCATACCAGTCAGTTCCCAAGCCCAGCATGAGCCATTATTACTATGCAGCAGCAATCTTAGAGACTTTCATCCCCACAAGCTTGCTGGAGTGGAGGTGTTGCATGACTGATCCTCACTCCTTAACTGAACGACTTTGAATAGGATAGTTTTAATGCACATTATAGGATGTTTAAAAATCATACAAAATGGAACTGGAAGTCCTTGGAGAATTTTGCTTTAGGGCCAAGACTGAATTCTTGGTGAACCAAGGAGCTGGCAAGGACTGGAGTAATGTTGCCGTGCCACACCAAGAGTGCAGGTGGACCTCCCATCAGAGGCAGGAGTCCAGAAGAACACATTCCTAAGGACTGTGAACATTGAGAATCAGCCTTCACAtgaacgctgatgacacccaacttgAGTACCTCTCCACTTCACTCGACCCctcatgtatctgtaaagcatgcactcccatgttctgccaccagggagctcatcccctgaagtcccaagggatcccagcatcccttgggagcactgtatataagccggccagccccccccccccctactgttccttactctggagtgtcttattaaagactgaggtcactgttactttaacctcccgatgtgcagcctcatttgtgttaggaacacaataactggtgacgagaatacaaatccaatgcaaagatgcaacaaactgggcatcctggagaagttcttggagggtgaggactagaaagcctatgttgaatggctagaccagtactttgtagccaactagctggatggagaaggaagcgctgcaaaaaggagagcggtcctcctcacggtctgcggggcaccgacctacagcctcatgaagaatcttctggctccggtgaagcccacagataagtcgtatgaggagcggtGTAtagtggtttgggagcatcttaactagagggagagtgtgctgatggcgaggtatcggttctacacatgccagcgatctgaagatcaggaagtggcgagcttcgtcgccaagctaaggcgacttgcaggacaatgcgagtttgatggctacctggagcaaatgctcagacttgtgtactgggcattggccacgagaccagcctatgaaaacttttgactgtagagacatcgaccctcagtgaggccattgcgatagcacaggcgtttatgtccaccagtgataacaacaaacaaatctcagcacacaagtgctagcaatgttcataaattaactggaacggtgtttgcgagcagaacccacgagtctgcagctgccagcaggcctcaggtgacccagatgactgagtccccaataaaggatgaatgcaaggcaattcacaccttgctgaCGTTGGAGGCTTCCAATCAGCCtaatcatgccgcttcaaagggtatgtttgcaagagctgtggaacaatggggcacctccaacaagctgcaagctctgcaaaacctgctaaccaccacgtagcagaggaagatcagtccatggtggatcaaagcaattgagcctcagaggaggcagatgctgaagtacacggggtgcacacattcgacaaaatgtccacctataatgctaaacgtaaaattgaatggcttacccatagccatggaactggacactggtgctagccaatctatcatgagtaaaaagatgtttgagactggcacaacaaggcactcagaccagccctgagccccatccacacgaaact
It contains:
- the LOC139277142 gene encoding PRA1 family protein 3-like, producing the protein MEVQFAPLRPWDDIFGSARFAQPDFKDLVKWNNRVVSNLLYYQSNYFVMAVCIFVVIGFMSPLEIILGGAVVVLVFMGSVWASENKAAVGHFKRQYPTLFVSAILLTSYFFISIVGGVMVFLFGITLPMLLMFVHSSLRLRNLKNKIENKMEEIGLKKSPMGIFLNALGQEQEHISKFADMLAQSKD